ATCTGGCCGCGATCGTGCTGGCGGCAGCGGGCACGACGACGGGCGCGCTGCGCACGCGTACCGCCCCGAGCTGAGGTGGAGCTCCGCGACCTTCGCTACTTCGTCGCCGTCGCGCAAGCGCGCAGCTTCAGCCGCGCCGCCGAGGCGCTGCACCTCGCGCAGCCCTCGCTCAGCCAGGCCATCAAGAAGCTCGAGAACGAGTTGGGCGTCGCGCTGTTCGCGCGCGCCCACCATCTGGTCGAGCTGACCGACGCCGGCGCGGCGTTCTTGCGCGAGGCGCGCACGGTGCTGGCGCAGGCCGCGGTCGCGGCGGACACCGCGCGCATGGTCGGCAACGGCACGATCGGTCAGCTGCGCATCGGCTTCATCGACTCCTCGGCGCTGCGCATCATGCCCGAGCTGGTGCGCCGGTACCGGGCCGCGCATCCCGGCGTGCGGCTGCACTTCATCGAGCTGAGCACCGCGCAGCAGATCGCGGCGCTCAAAGCCGATGAGATCGACGTCGGAATCGCGCGCGGTCCGGTCTGGGATCCCGAGTTGGCCGGCGTGCGGGTGGCGACCGAGGAGCTGTACGTCGCGCTGGCGGCGACCCATCCGCTGGCGCCGCGCGAGACGCTGGGCATCGGCGAGCTGCGCGACGAGCTGTTCGTGCTCTACCCGCCGACGAAGGGCACCGGCCTGTACGACGAGGTACTGCGCCTATGCCACGACGCGGGCTTCGAGCCGGCCGTCGCGCAGGAAGTCAACGAGATCCCGATGATCTGCGGCTTGGCCGCCAGCGGCGCCGGGGTCGCGATCGTACCCGGCTCGGCGCGCGTGATCGCGATCGAGGGCTTGCGCTACGTGCGGCTCGAGCCGCCGGCGACGATCGAGCGCTGGGCCCTCTGGCGCGAGACCGCGAAGCTACCGGCGATCGCGGCGTTCGTCGACGTCGCGAACGGTATGGCGGACGGCGCGGACGGGCGCGAACGAGAGCACGGCGGGAGGTAGCGGTTTTGGAAACGGCGCTGGCGGCGGATCGCATTCAGTTTGCGTTCACCATCATGTTTCACTACTTGTTCCCCATCGGGACGATGGGCTTGGCACCCTTCGTCGCCTGGTACACGTTGCGCGCGCTGCGAACGGGCGACGCCGCGTACCAGCGGGCGGCGCGCTTTTGGGCGCGCATCTTCGCGGTGAACTTCGCCGTCGGCGTCGTCACCGGGATTCCGATGGAGTTCCAGTTCGGCACCAACTGGGCGCTGTTCTCCGCGCGCACCGGCGCCGTCATCGGTCAACCGCTGGCGATGGAAGGCATCTTCGCGTTCTTCCTCGAGTCGGTCTTCCTGGGCGTCTTCTTGTACGGGCGCGGCATCTCGCCGCGCCTGCACGCCGCCTCGGCGATCCTGGTCTGGCTCGGCTCCTGGCTGTCCGGCTTCTTCATCGTCGTCACCGACGCGTGGATGCAGCACCCGGTCGGCTATGCGGTGGCCGGCGGCGGCCAGGTGGTGTTGACGAACCTCGGCGCCGTCCTGCTCTCGCCGTTCGCCTGGTGGCAGTTCGCGCACGTCCTCACGGGCGCGGTGCTGACCGGCGGCTTCGTGATGGCCGGCGTCGGCGCGTACTATCTGCTCGCGCGCCGGCAAGAACCCCACGGGCAGCTCTTCCTGCGGACCGGGATCGTCGTCGCGTTCGCGTTTTCCGTGCTGGCCGTGTTTCCGACCGGCGATCGCAACGGCTCCGACATCTCCGTCTATCAGCCGGCCAAGCTCGCGGCGATGGAAGGGCTGTTCCAATCGGAGACCGGCGCGCCGCTCGCGATCATCGGTATGCCGGATACCGACAAAGGCACGTTGATCGATCCCGTGACGGTGCCCGACCTGCTCAGCTTCCTCGCCTACGGCAACTTCCGCGCCAACGTCCGCGGCATCGCGACCTATCCGCCGGACGAACGCCCGCCGGTCGCGGTGACCTACTACGCGTATCACGTCATGGTCGGGCTGGGCACGATCTTTCTCGGCCTGACCACCCTGGCGATCGTGCTGTGGCGCTTGCGGCTGCTCGAACGCAGCCGCTGGCTGCTGTGGCTGCTGATGCTGGCCATGCCGTTCCCGTACATCGCTAACGAAGCCGGCTGGGTGACGACCGAAGTCGGGCGCCAGCCCTGGATCGTCTACGGCGTGATGCGCACCTCGGAGGGAGCGTCGGCCAACGTCGCCGGCGGCGAGACGATCTTCACCATCGCCGGATTCGTCGGCATGTACTTCTTGCTCGGCTTGCTCTTCATGCTGCTGGTCTTGCACGAGATCGGCGTCGGGCCCGACGAGCAGCACACGCCGGCGTTGTCCGCGCAGGGCGTACCGTGATCGTCGCCGCGTTCGTCATCCTGCTGCTCATGCTCGGCACCTACGTGCTGCTCGACGGTTACGACCTGGGCGTCGGGATGCTCCATCTCTTCGTCGCGCGCACCGATCGCGAGCGCGCCGCGACGATCGCCAGCATCGGTCCGTTCTGGAACGGCAACGAGGTCTGGCTGATCGCGGCCGGCGGCACGCTGTTCGGCCTGTTCCCACTGGTCTACGCCTCGTCGTTCAGCGGCTTCTATCTGCCGTTCATCGTCGTGCTCTGGCTCTTGATGTTCCGCGGCATCGCACTCGAGCTGCGCGGGCACTTCCCGAGCGATCTCTGGCACCAGTTCTTCGACGTGACGTTCGCGCTCGCGAGCGCGCTGCTCGCGCTGCTGTTCGGCGTGGCGCTGGGCAACGTCGTGCGCGGCGTGCCGCTCGACGCGTCGCACTACTTCGAGGGCACCTTTGCGTTCTTGCTCAACCCGTACGCGCTCGGTGTCGGCCTGCTCGCGGTGCTGGCGCTGGCGCTGCACGGCGCCGCCTGGGTCGCGATGCGCGTCGACGGGTGGCCGGCCGATCGCGCGGTCGGAGCGCAGCGCATTCTCTGGCCGGCCGTGACGGCGCTTGCGGTGGTGATCACCTACGCCACCTTTCGCGTCCACTCGCCGTGGCCGAACCTGGTCGCCATGCCGTGGATCGCGCTCGCGCCGCTGGCCTCGCTGGCGGGTCTGATCGGCATGGTCGCACTGCGCGCGCAGCCGCGGCTGGTGTTCGCGGCCTCGTCGCTGTTCCTGGCCGGCATGCTCGGCTCGGCCGGCGCGACGGTGTTTCCCTACCTCTTGCCGGGGTTTCCGGCGGCGGCGAACGGGCTGAGCATCTACACCGTGCCGGAATCGCCGATCGCGCTGGCCACGATGCTTCCCGTCATCGTCGTCGGGCTGGTGATCGTCGCCGTCTATCGCGTGTTCGTCGCCGGGCGGCTCGATCGCGGTGCGCGAAATGACGCCGGCTTAGACTCACCTTAACCTTCGACCCGTACCGTCCCGCGTATGTCGTCCGTTCTTCGCCGGGCCGGTACCGCCGCGCTCGCCTCTCTGCTCGCGACCGCCGCGCCGCTGGTGCCGAACGCGCCGCTGGACGCGCAACCGGCGCCGCACAACGTCATCCTGTTCGTCCCTGACGGCCTACGCGGCGCGATGGTCGACGCGACCACCGCGCCGACCATGGACGCGCTCCGGCACGCCGGCGTCACCTTTTCCAACAGCCACGCCATCTTTCCGACCTTCACCACCGCCAACGCCTCGACGATGGCGACGGGCCATCTGCTCGGCGACACGGGCGACTTCTCGAACACGATCGACGTCGGCTACAAGGCGCCGTCGGCCGGCTACTCGTTCACGCCCTTCCTCGAGTCGGATCCGGTCATCGCCGACGTCGACGAACGCTTCGCCGGCAACTACTTGGACGAGGACGAGATCCTCGCGCTCGCGCACGCGCGCGGCTTCGCCACCGCGGCGGTCGGCAAGGTCGGTCCGGTCGCGATCTTCGACGCCGCCGACGTGCAGGGCACGCGCACGCTGGTCATCGACGACCAGACCGGCCACACCGATCCCGGCGGCAAGCTGATCGGCCGTCCGCTGCCGGCCGACGTCGTCAGCGCGCTCGCACAGCAGACCGGGACCGCGATCGCGCCGACCCGCGGCGCGAACGGCGTCGCCGGCAGCGCGACGACGCCCGGCACGACCAGCACCAACGCCGACCAGCAGAACTGGTTCGTGGCCGCCGCGACCAAGGTGGTGCTGCCCGCGTTCAAAGCCGCCGGCAAACCGTTCGTGCTGGTGTTCTGGTCGCGCGACCCCGACGGCACGCAGCACAACCAGGGCGACTCGCTGGGCCGGCTCGTCCCCGGCATCAACGGCCCGACCTCGCTGGCGGCCATCCGCAACGCCGACGACGACTTGCGCGCGCTGCGCGCGAGCCTGCGCGATCTCGGACTCGAGCGCACGACCGACGTCATCGTGACCAGCGATCACGGCTTCTCGACGATCGCCAAGGACACGCAGACCTCGCCGTCCGCGAAGTACGCGCTGACCGGCGTCCCGGCCGGCCAGCTCCCGCCCGGCTTCCTCGCTCTCGACCTCGCCGCCGCGCTGAACCTGCCGCTGAGCGATCCCGACGCCAACGACACCGTCGTGCACCCCGACCTCGAGCACAAGTTCCCCAGTCACGGCGACGGATTGATCGGCACCAGCATCACCGATCCCGAGGTCATCGTCGCCGCCAACGGCGGCAGCGATCTGATCTATCTGCCCAAGGATGACGCGGTCGCGCTCGCGCCGACGATCGTCACCTTTCTCGAACATCAGGATTACGTGAGCGGCTTGTTCGTCGACCCGCGGTTGGGCGCGTACCCGGGCACGTTGCCCGCCGACGCGGTTTCACTCGTCGGCAAGGCGATCACCCCGCACCCGGCGATCGCGGTCAGCTTCCGCTCGCGCGGCACCGGCTGCGAGAACGCGTTGCGCTGCACGGCTGAGATCGCCGACACGACCCTGCAGCAAGGCCAAGGGATGCACGGCTCGTTCAGCCGCGCCGACACGGCGAACTTCACCGCCGCGATCGGCCCCGACTTCAAGCGCGGCTTCGTCGATACCGCACCGGTCTCGAACGCGGACGTCGGGATGACGATCGCGCGCATCATCGGGCTCGACCTGCGGCACGTCGCCAAAGGCGTACTGCTCGGCCGCCCGTTCCTCGAGGCGATGCCGGGCGGCACGATGCCGGTGGTGACGCACGGCGAGGAGGTCTCGGCGCCGGGTCTGTTCGGGCTCGAGACGGTCGTCAAATGGCAGCGCGCGGGCGGCGAGCGCTACATCGACGCTGCCGGCTTCCCCCAACGAACGGTCGGTTTGTAGTCCACCCTTGACACGCGCGGCGCAGCCGTGATACACAACGCCACACCGATGTTCGCTTCGTCCTCGATCATCATCGCCTCTCGGATCATTATCGCGGCTCCTCCGGGCCGACGAGCAGCTTCCGCGTAGACGAACGACGATCGCAGACGTGCAAGCCCCTCGCCGGATTCGGCCGAGGGGCTTTTCGTTTTTCCGCACCGCCGCGTTCCTGAAAGGCTTCCGATGACCGCCGCCTTCCCGCTCCACGCCGACGCCGTCCACGCCGCCGCCGCGCGCATTCGCGGCGGCGTGCTGCGCACGCCGACCGCGCGCTCGCGCGTCCTCTCCGAGCTGATCGGCGGCGAGGTCCACCTCAAGCTCGAGAACCGTCAGGCGACCGGCGCGTACAAGGAGCGCGGCGCGCTCAACGCGCTGCTCGTGCACCGGGACGACGCGCGCGCGCGCGGCGTCGTCACCATGTCGGCCGGCAACCACGGCCAAGCCGTCGCGTTCCACGGCACGCGGCTGGGACTGCGCACGACCGTCGTGATGCCGGAGAACACGCCGCTGCTCAAGGTCCGCCGGACGCGGGACTTCGGCGCCGAGGTCGTGCTCGTCGGCGACGGCTTCGCCGACGCGGCCGCGCACGCGCAGGCACTGGCGGCGCGGACGGGCGCGGTGCTCGTCCACCCGTACGACGACGCGGACGTCATCGCCGGGCAAGGCACCGCGACCCTCGAGCTGCTCGAGGACGCCGGCCCGCTCGACGCGCTGCTGGTCCCGGTCGGCGGAGGCGGGCTCATCGCCGGGGCCGTCCTCGCCCGCGCGGCCCACGGTTCGGGCGCGACCGTGGTCGCCGTGCAGAGCGAGGCGTTCCCTTCGCTGGCGGCGGCCCGCCACGGCGACGCGGTGCCGGGCGGCGTGACCATCGCCGAGGGGATCGCGGTCGCGCGGCTGGGCAGCTTGCCGCTGGCCGTCGTCGCCGACGCCGTGCGCGAGACGATCCTGGTCGACGAGCCGGCCGTCGAGACCGCGATCGCGACCCTGCTCGAAGAGGAGAAGCTGGTCGTCGAAGGCGCCGGCGCGGCCGGCGTCGCGGCCTTGTTGATGCGCCCGGCGCAGTTCGCCGGCCTGCGGGTCGGGATCGTGCTGTGCGGCGGGAACATCGACCTGGGCACGCTGGCGTCGGTGATCGTGCGCGCGCGCATCCGCGCCGGGCGGGTCGTGCGCATCCGGGTGCGGATGGTCGACAAACCGGGGGAGCTGGCCAGCGTCGCCGAGGCGATCGCCCAGGCGCGGGTCAACGTCCTGGACGTCGCGCACCACCGCGTGCTGGGGACGGTCCCGGCGAAAGTCGCCGAGCTGGACCTCACCGTCGAGCTGGAGCGGGCCGAAGATCTGGCCGGGGTGCTGGCGGCGATCCGCGAGCGCGGCTTCGACGCCGACGTCGTCCGCGACTGAGCCGATATCCGGAAAATACCTGCACCCGACCGCTCGCAGGGTAGAAGCGCCCGTCACCCGTACGACCAAGGGGACATTTGTCGCTTGCGTCGTTCCACGACGCGGAGGAGAGGACTTGGCTACCAACTTCCTCGACCGCTCCCGTTCTGTCGCCGGCCCGGGCTTCAACCGCTGGCTCGTGCCCCCCGCGGCGCTGTGTATCCACCTGTGTATCGGTGAAGTGTACGCGTTCAGCGTCTTCAACAAGCCGCTGAGCCAGGCGATCGGCATCACCGCACCGGCCCCGGGTGACTGGTCGATCCCCGCATTGGGCTGGATCTTCAGCGTCGCCATCGCCGTGCTCGGCATCTCATCGGCGGTCTGGGGCCGCTGGATGGAGCGCGTCGGCCCGCGCATGGCGATGTTCTGGGCCGCGATCGCCTTCGCCGCCGGTTTCTTCGTTTCGGCGATCGGCGTTCAGGTCCACCAGCTGTGGCTGGTCTATCTCGGATACGGCGTGATCGGCGGCTGGGGCTTGGGCATCGGCTACATCTCGCCCGTCTCGACGCTGATCAAGTGGTTCCCCGATCGCCCGGGCCTGGCGACCGGGACGGCGATCATGGGCTTCGGGGGTGCGGCGCTGATCGCATCGCCGCTCTCGGTCCTGCTGATGAAGCATTTCGGCGGCCCGACCTCGGTCGGCGTCGCGCCGACGTTCGTCGTGCTCGGCGTGCTGTATCTGATCTGGATGATGGTCGGCTCGCAGATCGTGCGCGTCCCGCCTCCCGGCTGGCGCCCTGCCGGCTGGAGCCCGACCGACGAGTCGGGCAAGATGATCACCACCCGCCAAGTGGTGCGAGCGCAGGCGCTGCGCACGCCGCAGTTCTA
The window above is part of the Candidatus Sulfotelmatobacter sp. genome. Proteins encoded here:
- a CDS encoding OFA family MFS transporter → MATNFLDRSRSVAGPGFNRWLVPPAALCIHLCIGEVYAFSVFNKPLSQAIGITAPAPGDWSIPALGWIFSVAIAVLGISSAVWGRWMERVGPRMAMFWAAIAFAAGFFVSAIGVQVHQLWLVYLGYGVIGGWGLGIGYISPVSTLIKWFPDRPGLATGTAIMGFGGAALIASPLSVLLMKHFGGPTSVGVAPTFVVLGVLYLIWMMVGSQIVRVPPPGWRPAGWSPTDESGKMITTRQVVRAQALRTPQFYLLWLVLFFNVTAGIGVLGQASLMAQDVLGVTAAAAAGFVGLLSLFNMGGRIFWASMSDFIGRKGTYVIFFVVGAILYALTPTLGQTHAVVLFVLAYCIVLTFYGGGFATVPAYLRDLFGTVEVGAIHGVLLTAWSAAGVAGPVLINYIRQFELDHGVAKNDAYGVTMYVMAILLVLGLICNLLIRPVADRFYVPAGAAEAVA
- a CDS encoding alkaline phosphatase family protein; the protein is MSSVLRRAGTAALASLLATAAPLVPNAPLDAQPAPHNVILFVPDGLRGAMVDATTAPTMDALRHAGVTFSNSHAIFPTFTTANASTMATGHLLGDTGDFSNTIDVGYKAPSAGYSFTPFLESDPVIADVDERFAGNYLDEDEILALAHARGFATAAVGKVGPVAIFDAADVQGTRTLVIDDQTGHTDPGGKLIGRPLPADVVSALAQQTGTAIAPTRGANGVAGSATTPGTTSTNADQQNWFVAAATKVVLPAFKAAGKPFVLVFWSRDPDGTQHNQGDSLGRLVPGINGPTSLAAIRNADDDLRALRASLRDLGLERTTDVIVTSDHGFSTIAKDTQTSPSAKYALTGVPAGQLPPGFLALDLAAALNLPLSDPDANDTVVHPDLEHKFPSHGDGLIGTSITDPEVIVAANGGSDLIYLPKDDAVALAPTIVTFLEHQDYVSGLFVDPRLGAYPGTLPADAVSLVGKAITPHPAIAVSFRSRGTGCENALRCTAEIADTTLQQGQGMHGSFSRADTANFTAAIGPDFKRGFVDTAPVSNADVGMTIARIIGLDLRHVAKGVLLGRPFLEAMPGGTMPVVTHGEEVSAPGLFGLETVVKWQRAGGERYIDAAGFPQRTVGL
- a CDS encoding LysR family transcriptional regulator; this translates as MELRDLRYFVAVAQARSFSRAAEALHLAQPSLSQAIKKLENELGVALFARAHHLVELTDAGAAFLREARTVLAQAAVAADTARMVGNGTIGQLRIGFIDSSALRIMPELVRRYRAAHPGVRLHFIELSTAQQIAALKADEIDVGIARGPVWDPELAGVRVATEELYVALAATHPLAPRETLGIGELRDELFVLYPPTKGTGLYDEVLRLCHDAGFEPAVAQEVNEIPMICGLAASGAGVAIVPGSARVIAIEGLRYVRLEPPATIERWALWRETAKLPAIAAFVDVANGMADGADGREREHGGR
- the cydB gene encoding cytochrome d ubiquinol oxidase subunit II; this encodes MIVAAFVILLLMLGTYVLLDGYDLGVGMLHLFVARTDRERAATIASIGPFWNGNEVWLIAAGGTLFGLFPLVYASSFSGFYLPFIVVLWLLMFRGIALELRGHFPSDLWHQFFDVTFALASALLALLFGVALGNVVRGVPLDASHYFEGTFAFLLNPYALGVGLLAVLALALHGAAWVAMRVDGWPADRAVGAQRILWPAVTALAVVITYATFRVHSPWPNLVAMPWIALAPLASLAGLIGMVALRAQPRLVFAASSLFLAGMLGSAGATVFPYLLPGFPAAANGLSIYTVPESPIALATMLPVIVVGLVIVAVYRVFVAGRLDRGARNDAGLDSP
- a CDS encoding cytochrome ubiquinol oxidase subunit I, translated to METALAADRIQFAFTIMFHYLFPIGTMGLAPFVAWYTLRALRTGDAAYQRAARFWARIFAVNFAVGVVTGIPMEFQFGTNWALFSARTGAVIGQPLAMEGIFAFFLESVFLGVFLYGRGISPRLHAASAILVWLGSWLSGFFIVVTDAWMQHPVGYAVAGGGQVVLTNLGAVLLSPFAWWQFAHVLTGAVLTGGFVMAGVGAYYLLARRQEPHGQLFLRTGIVVAFAFSVLAVFPTGDRNGSDISVYQPAKLAAMEGLFQSETGAPLAIIGMPDTDKGTLIDPVTVPDLLSFLAYGNFRANVRGIATYPPDERPPVAVTYYAYHVMVGLGTIFLGLTTLAIVLWRLRLLERSRWLLWLLMLAMPFPYIANEAGWVTTEVGRQPWIVYGVMRTSEGASANVAGGETIFTIAGFVGMYFLLGLLFMLLVLHEIGVGPDEQHTPALSAQGVP
- a CDS encoding pyridoxal-phosphate dependent enzyme, which encodes MTAAFPLHADAVHAAAARIRGGVLRTPTARSRVLSELIGGEVHLKLENRQATGAYKERGALNALLVHRDDARARGVVTMSAGNHGQAVAFHGTRLGLRTTVVMPENTPLLKVRRTRDFGAEVVLVGDGFADAAAHAQALAARTGAVLVHPYDDADVIAGQGTATLELLEDAGPLDALLVPVGGGGLIAGAVLARAAHGSGATVVAVQSEAFPSLAAARHGDAVPGGVTIAEGIAVARLGSLPLAVVADAVRETILVDEPAVETAIATLLEEEKLVVEGAGAAGVAALLMRPAQFAGLRVGIVLCGGNIDLGTLASVIVRARIRAGRVVRIRVRMVDKPGELASVAEAIAQARVNVLDVAHHRVLGTVPAKVAELDLTVELERAEDLAGVLAAIRERGFDADVVRD